A stretch of DNA from Pseudorca crassidens isolate mPseCra1 chromosome X, mPseCra1.hap1, whole genome shotgun sequence:
GGAAAATGGTTATAAAATCTACAATACTAACTTCAAAACCTAAACATGGCACAGTATAACCTTACAAACCCTAAACTTTTTCAGCGAGTCCCTTGTACTATTTATATAGACTTTTCATTTTCAGCTTGTTTTCATATAATTGGAACATATAACAAATGTGAGAGGGTTAAAACATATTCTGAAGAAAGCAGAAGTTAACCAGGAAATTTCcccaaaaaaaggaaggaaaaaatacagaagttCAGAGCTATTATAAATAGGAAGCATTGCTTACATGTACattattcttaaatattattaattgaTCGGTTATTTATTAGtgattaatgattttttaatctgGAAAATTCACTCACCTGcaagttttccttttaattcaaTAGTTTTCATTCCATGAGAAGTATGACATGTCCCTATTCCCTGTTACATCACAGCGCTAGTTAGGCTGGGTCAGCCCTTGGCTTTTGTCCTCAAACCTTAAAGCACCTCCCTGACTGCCCCATCATCTTTCCTGCCACCTGACGTCACCCCTTTCCTCTTAAAGCTCTTGGCCACCATGCCTTCTCTGCTTAACCCTGGTGAGTCTTGCCAgtttggggaggagggggcatgcTCTTTCTGCCCTTCCAAATTTGCCAGTTAGCTAATGATAAACTCATCTAAGGTAGAGTGCTAATGGGGAAGTCCTTCCTTCCAAGCTGAATGTTGTTTATAACAGGGGTTTCACGGAGAAGGCTGTGCTATTGAAAGTTTCAAGTCCGACTAGGGAGTGGCGCCATGAATATAGATCGCCCCCCACTTCATACTCAATAGACTTCTATTCTACCTGCATTTAGAGCTGTTCCTATTAATGTGATTTAGCAGAAGGTGTGGGCATAGCTTGACAGTGCAACAGATTATTGTTttagtgaaagaaataaaaagaaagcaagaaagaacaaTGCTATTAGTAATACATGAGACATCACCATTTGCATGACAATGCGCTACCTACCTTATAAAGTCACTATTAGAAATGTACTATATTTAACCATGActtgttattcattcattaaaatgcttacattatttttaaattatgtcatTGATTATATCAGTCATTCACTATATATTGGGTACTATAGGGGAGACAAGAGAACTGTCAAAGAAATTATGACCACATTGAGAAGAAAAGACACCCACATACGGAACAAACTGGAAAACAGCACAGTAAAGTGATAAATTATGTGGTTACAGATAATAAAGGCAGTATATATATGAAACTCTTTGAGATCaggactacctagaggggtgggatagggagggtgggagggagacgcaagagggaggagatatggggatatatgtatatgtacagctgattcactttgttatacagcagaaactaacacaacaatgtaaagcaattatactccaataaagatgtcaaaaaaaaaagaaaaaccaaacatttGACTAAAAGTTTTCAATAATTTCCATTTAGATTAAGTGGGAATTAATAACAAAACTGTGTATCATCTAGAGTGAAGTGTTTATAACTATGCTGTGTTACCATACATTATATGTATTTGTCAGTTcagaatttattttcaattaGCCTAAATTAGTTTTTTGTTGTCTCCATAAAGGTTGAGTATTTATGGAGATTAACATTTTTTGTGATGTTTACAATAAGATTTGAGTCAAATAAAATAAcctgttaataaaaaaaatagaaaagccaGTAAGATTCCTTTGCATTTCCAAGACTTTTCTTTACAAGTTATACTCTAGTGTATGTACCTTATAATCCTGTTATCTCTTCCTGCCTAATAGGGATTCTCGTAGCATGTTCAGGATCCCTTTTAAACTGTGCACATCATCTGATCCCTCAGATAAAGACAAGGCTAGGCAAGTCagattcatttgtaaaataagaccTCTAAAAAAAATGACCGTACTAATTTCATTTTAGATAGACAGCAAGAAGCTCTTACAGCTCTCACTTTTCAAAATCTAcccctttcttcctgccttcttgctttcttccttaaTTGATAGTGGGCCAAGAAGCAAGTGTTTGGTAGGGCAGTTGGGAACCATGGTAGGACCAGCAGCTTTGGAGCCAAGCAGTACTgcgaggaaggggaagggaaggaagagggtgGGATGAAGGGGGAGAACCTGAAGTCTGTGTGCAAAGGCCATGCTTGTGTGAGGAGATAAGGCAGATTGCCCACGTATTTGATATCGTTGGTGACATGGTTTTTAGGTAAAAATGGAAGTGCTAGAGAAAACACATTTGGAACAGACTCCATCAGTGGGATTTAATTTACTTATGACTGTTAAAATTATGTGGCTTGGCTTATCAGGTTACCAATAAATTTGTTACTCAAAGAGATTTGTGGTTTTGAAAGGAACTCCTCCTTTATGGGAATTAGTATGAgactaaaaataaagcagaaaatacaaTGGTAACTTTTGATATGACTTGAGCTTTTTGAAAGAATGCTTCCTTGTGTAATAATAGGAATATTCTATTGACCTCTAacacctttttttctcttttaatcataCAGACTTCTTTTCCTGTGACTCCATCCCTGGCAGCTAATCCTGCCATGGCTTTCAATCCCTACTTACCTCATCCTGGGATGGGCCTGGTCCCTGCCGAACTTTTACCAAATGCACCTGTGCTGATTTCTGGAAACCCGCCTCTCCCACTGCCAGGAGCTCCTGGTCCAAAACCGATGCGTTCAGATAAACTGGAGGTATTTGTGTAGAAATATATAAATCCCTATGGGGTAGATATTAACCTTATGCATAAACATTCTTAGAGCCCAATGTTTTCAATGCTTTAAATAAGTACATCTGAATTTTAAGCTTATGGAATATAACTTCAGAGAAATGTTAGACATTTTATTACTGCAATTTTACCCTGTTATGAAGTGCACGGTTGTATAGTAGGTCAAACAATGTCTTAGTGTACCCAGCTGCAGACTGTGCATCTCCTTTGCTATGGCACAGAAAGTCTGGTGGGAATGCTCCTTTCAGCCAGGCTCCAGCTTTGCAGAGTGGGATTACTGTATTCGTTGATGAGTCTCTACTTGCTAGAATAATCAAAAAGTCAGCTCCATTGGCAGCTCCTTAAATGCCTTACCATGTATTGAACTGGAATCTGTGCATGTCCTTTAGTCATGGTCCACAAGTCTGCTTGTAAAAAGCACAttgccagacttccctggtggcgcagtggttaagaatctgcctgccaatgcaggggacacggttcgagccctggtccaggaagatcccacgtgctgcggagcaactaagcctgtgcaccacagctactgagcctgcactctagagcccgcgagccacaactactgagcctgtgtgccacaactactgaagcccgcgcacctagagcccgtgctccgtaacaagagaagccaccgcaatgagaagcccgcgcaccgcaatgaagagtagtccccgctagccacaactagagaaagcccccgcgcagcaacgaagacccaatgcagccaaaaataaataaattaatttaaaaaaaaaaagaaagcacattgCTGTGTAATAAAGACACATCTTGGAGCTTAACAAAATAACCCCCTCTTGCAAACTTAGCTAATTACACTTTAGGCTGTGTATCAAGTGGAGGATTAAAAACTGGTTTTCAACAATACTTGCATTTCAATGTAAGGAAAGCAGACAAACTTTTCCTTTGGGAAGATTGGAGTTTTTCTTCCTCGGAATAGAAATTTTGTTTAGGTTTACATCTCATAGTGAATATGGCTCGACATTATCCTTCAGCTTTTAGAATTTTTCCTAAATAGATGACAAAAGAATGTATACTGTTGCTCTTATACATTCactggcaaaataaataaaagctaatcACCTTCCAAGcatcaatgtgattttttttttctttaaggtttgCCGTGAATTTCAGCGTGGAAATTGTACCCGTGGTGAGAACGATTGCCGCTATGCTCACCCTACTGATGTTTCCATGATTGAAGCAAGTGATAATACCGTGACCATCTGCATGGATTATATCAAAGGTCGATGCTCCCGGGAGAAATGCAAGTACTTTCATCCTCCTGCGCACTTGCAAGCCAGACTCAAGGCAGCTCATCACCAGATGAACCATTCAGCTGCCACTGCCATGGTAAGAACAGGCCAGGACTCGTCGACTGTTTGGGGATAAATGATTCTTATATCCCTCAATTTGTCTAATATCCTGGAACCATGATCTTGGATGGTCATGAGGGGACCTTAAAATGAATTGCCCACGTTATAAGCTGGAAAAGAGAGAACCTATTTATTCTAGTTcactaaaattttctaaaaataactatttaaaatctttcctaatgattttaacttactgtgctttttctcccatttttaaagaaagagtaaaTTATACAACTTAAACAGTAAATTATTTTGGAGTGGTTTTTATAGCCTAACTAACCTTAATATCGTAAAAAGGCAGAAAGTTGCCTTTCTGCCCCGTGAGCCACCTAGATGGTCACTTTGCTGGTAACATCCTTAATGCCTTTCACAAACAGAGGACTTGGAGGATGGGGTGGAAAATAGGCTCTAATTTCCCAAAGGTTAATGATTTCAAGTCAGCAGCCAGCCAAGGCTGGGGGGGAATTTCTACATGGTTGGAGAAGAGGCCTGGCTATTGAGTTGCCCTAGTAAGtaaatttgggggaaaagttAGTCCTACTGAACCACGAAAAGATAGGAGGTAGGAAACTATTTGCATGACACTATAGCGTGATAGGTTAAAAAATAGGAATTACGATTACTTACGCTTGTCACAGCTGTCAATTATTTTGATAGGCTGTGGgctattcatttcttttatagtCTGGGCTTTTCCTCATGTAATAGGGTATAACCCCAATAAGGGACAAAACCCTGAGGAAACCTCATTTTTCCCAGctgtggaaaaaaaatcacctccatGACCCTGAAGCCCATGACAGAGACCTTTCCTTTTCATAAGAGAGATACATTTGTTTTCAGACATCCCTATTTGTTGAGAAGGTTTTCCTCATACTAAGTTAAAATCTACCTTGTTGTAACTGGAACTTACACTTAGTTTATTGCAAAACATGCCAATCCCTATTTCATAGGAGCCTGATTCTCATGTCTTTTCCCTAAGCCAAACACCCCAAATTTGGACTTGTTCTCTTTCTCAGTACCCCTGCTCTCTCAAAACTGAACCCAATACTTTGTGAAAGAGCTGAGTACCAAAATAGAACAAACTTATTTTCTGGCTTGATCTGGACAGCGGAATTTGTTAACGAACGTCAAAAAAGACTTCAccaaatattttttgtcttaaattATTTTGGATGAGGGAATTTTAAGCTATGAAAATAGGAAGGTATCCAGAATATTCAATGCAGAATTTAAGCCTCCAATTGTTAGGTTATTTCTGTTGGTGGCATACAGTTCAGAAACAACGCACCCTATTGTAAAGGAGAGGAATACAGTTGGCCCCCTAAAAATAAAGGTTCTCATATGCATGGGATGTACAAGGAATACCGTGCCTGTGCCATGGTGTACCTACCTGTCCAATGCTCAGTCATGGAGCCTTCGTATGTATGTGCCTATTTCTGATGATTTTGGTGTGTTTGTTAGAATGCATATAAGTCAGCCCCAAATATCCATGTAGAGAGTTAAACATACTATATATAGTAAGGTCTTCAACTGGTACTTTTGAACGTCAATATAGAATTCTTTTCTGAGTGACTGATCAGAGCAGCGTCTTAAAGGTAAAGTAACACTGGCCCATAGGAATTTGTTTGAGGTAAGATTAAACAAAGGAGGCTGCATGAAGAAATTTAagctttctatattttaaagattcagaGTTGAAATGCTTTGTGAAGCAGAGATTTTTACCCTGTTCGTGTTCATGTGCACAGCTCAGGTTGTCTTTACTGAAAGCAGCTTGTATGCATTTAAAAGGAAAGACTTGAAGGCGTGATATTTATTTCCCAAATGAAAATAGAGGTACCATTAGGCCTTCTTGTCCATAGGAATAAGGAGGTCATGGCATGCCCCTTTTCGGCTTGTGGAAGGCTAGATACTCAGCATAAGTGTGCCCGTCTCCTTAAGAATTTGGAGCATACCCAATCGTTGTTGCTGGGACAAGTTTTTAAAGTACTGTGCAATTTGCTgaggaaaaaatgtaaagtaatGTCAAATTTCTCCAATGAATCTGATCCAGGGGGAGCTttgactgaatattttaagcacaGTGGGATTTTGAAAGAATTGTAGACATGAAAGGAGGATTTTAAAACGCTAAGAGGTTTCAGAATTAAACCTTACAACAAAGCAAGCAGTACATACCGAAATGCACAGCAAGTCTCTCTAAGTGAGAACTGCATACATTTTGCTATCTATGCTATCTGGGTGAGGTGGCGGGGGCACATTAATTCATTTGCTTTTTCCTTACATGTTAGTTGGGAAATACACAGTTATAGGGTTTGGACCTGAAATCCTTGTATAAATTGAATTTTGGATTTTGGAGCTTTAGACTCTGATCTACTGACATCTGTTTTTTCACCTACATACCATTTATCTCCTAGATTTATATTGGAATTGTAACTGGCAAAAATTTCTTTCCTGCTATATCTGTTGCTTCTGCTAATCTCATTTTAATAGGTTAGGAGATGAGCATCCTTTAGatgttaattttaaatgattatttgctGTCAACAGCATCCTGTCACATCCAGCCCACACGATGAGGTCCTTTTCAGCTTCATTAATTTGTCTAAATTAGTGAAGTTGAAAAGCTTCTTTTCCCCCctgtatgtttattttctgttttggacTGAGTATGTACTCATATAGTCAACGGCTTCATCTCTGAAGTTGGTTACCTTGCTCAATGGCGACCCTTGCAAAGGGTTCCCAGGCCAGACCTTATCTAACTGCTGCTTGCTTGGTTTGTGTACATATTTTACTTTCCTTAATACTATTTATTAATCCACCCTTCCCTCACAGGCCCTGCAGCCCGGTGCACTTCAACTGATACCAAAGAGATCAGCACTTGAAAAGACCAATGGTGCCACCCCGGTCTTTAATCCCAGTGTTTTCCACTGCCAGCAGGCTCTGGCTAACCTGCAACTCCCGCAGCCGGCATTTATCCCTGCAGGTGAGAACGGGGCTCTGGGCACCATGAGTTGCTTGATGTTGCGAATGAATACAGTGCCCACCAGCTTCCAAAGAGCATTTATGTGAGAACGGTCAACAGATATTGTGGTTAGAAATAAAACAAGGCAGCTATGCTCAATCTGTTTGTATACTGAACAAACTGCTTTCCTATGATTCCTGATAATTAATGGTTTTGAAATCAAACTAGGAAACACtgtcaacatttttcttttgagcATTTCCTAATTTTTGCGTCTCATGTTTGATTCACTTGTTTCAGTCTCAAACTAATTCCTTGATTCTTAGGTATCACTTTCAAAGACAATGGTCTgccctcaaaaaacaaaagaaagtttcCAAGCTTCAGCATTGCAAAAATAGGTAGTCCATATATCTTTGATATGCCAAAGATAGTTATAATAAAACTACCCTTGCATTTACAATATAATACAgtgtagtatatatataaaacaggtagtTTTAGCCTCTAACTCTTAAAccagttaatataaaatatatagcagTTTATCACATTTTCCTGACACTTTGTGGCATATTTTATTACCTCCTACATTCAACTATATTTAATAGCATAACAGTTTTGcactaaattgaaaagaaaaatttaagccataattttttcaaataaatatcatagggggcttccctggtggcacagtggttaagaatccacctgccagtgcaggggacacgggttcgagccctggtccggcaagatcccacatgccgctggttGATTTGTAGCTggcaaaatgaaattatttccatgACCAGATATGGTCTCAAACCAGCATTCATGCAGGCCCAGAAGCAGAAGAGCTGAGGtcaaacaaatatcatatatgagGGGAATTACTTTTCTTCCAGTGGTTCAGTACTTTAAGAACAAGCATATAGTCTCTTAGGCATAAGTTGAAAATACTAACCCCTGGGAgtatggtagattttttttttgtcagaatCATAAATGCCCCAGTTTGGAAACTGTTAAATGAAAGttacatgctttaaaaattaatttagaaaccTTGTTAATTATAAACATA
This window harbors:
- the MBNL3 gene encoding muscleblind-like protein 3; translation: MTAVNVALVRDTKWLTLEVCREFQRGTCSRADADCKFAHPPRVCHVENGRVMACFDSLKGRCARENCKYLHPPPHLKTQLEINGRNNLIQQKTAAAMFAQQMQFMLQNGQMPSLTSFPVTPSLAANPAMAFNPYLPHPGMGLVPAELLPNAPVLISGNPPLPLPGAPGPKPMRSDKLEVCREFQRGNCTRGENDCRYAHPTDVSMIEASDNTVTICMDYIKGRCSREKCKYFHPPAHLQARLKAAHHQMNHSAATAMALQPGALQLIPKRSALEKTNGATPVFNPSVFHCQQALANLQLPQPAFIPAGPILCMVPASSIVPMMHGATPTTVSAATPPATSVPFAATATINQIPPLSIDELNSSMFVSQM